A segment of the Bacteroidales bacterium genome:
GCCAAATGGTTGCATCTTCCAATTTATAAAATAAACCTGGTCTCAAAACGACTGAACCAGGTGTAACATTTTGATACCATGCCATTACTTTATTTTCACCATCTTGAAACGAAACTTTAGTAAATCGTACGATTTGACTTTGCTCTATCCAGGAAAAGAAATTTATAGGATTCAACGGACCAGAAGACTCTACTTCTTTGCCATCTTCATTAACAATTTTAGCTAAATGACCTACTTGATAAAACTTGCGCTCCTCTTTGGGAGCACCATTATAAAAAACACCCTTTGAATTTACCACTATGGAAAACATTTCAACAATTTTGAAAGTATCTTTACCTTGAGGAATTAAATTAAAATATCTTTCTCGTCCTTCAAATGTTACTTTTGCAAATAGCTTATCCTTGACATGAATTACATCTAAAAACTTTATGTCCGCATTATCCTCAACAAAATATCCATCATCAGTTTTTATGACAGTGGCAGTTGCAAAATCGTGATATTCTTCATAGGGTTTTTTGTTTAGACCGTTCACTAAAACACTGACAGTTAAAATAATTGAAGAAAGCAACAACAAACCTCCTTTAATAAACTGAACGTACGTAGTAGAGGTCATGCCTGCTGTGGCTACTATAATAATAACAATACTTCCAACAATCAAAACTCCTAACCAGTGGGGTAAACCTAACAAAGGAACAACGAGGTCGCCAGCCCCAACCATTTGGGGTATGAGATAAAATATCGAAACAATCAATGTTGAAATTGAAGCAGTCAACTTTATTCCACGAGAATTAAACTTTGCATCCAAAGCATCTGTAAAAGTATATTTCCCTAATCTTTTTAGAGGTTCAGCCACAATAAATAAGGCTACAATCCAACCTGCTAGAAAACCTATCGAGTACAAATATCCATCATAGCCAAAAAAAGCAATCATTCCACATATTCCTAGGAAAGATGCTGCCGACAGATAATCCCCTGCAAATGCTATTCCATTCACACTCCAATGTATGGTTCCACCAGCTGCATAATATCCAGAAGCAGATTTTGTTTTTTTTCCAAAATAAAAGGATAATCCTAAAACTAAAGCAACAAAAATGATAAAAATTACGATAGCCTAAATAGAAACATCATAAACCATAACTTATTCCTTCTTATTCATTTGTTTTTCATACTTCCAACAAATGAGATGATATATGTATCCCAGAATAATGGCTACAATTATTAAACTAAAGCCATATACAATAGCTAAATTCAATCCAAACACTACTTTTACTCCCATCCATGAAGGATAAGTAATACTTATGTAAGTAAAACCACTGTAAAATAAAAAATAAGCAATAAATTACTTTACACCCAATGATGCTTTCTTTTTGGATGCTTTGTCTTCTCCTAATTTTACTGCTGGTCCATGCAACATATTTGTTTTTTTTATAATTTACGCCCACAAATGTAAGTAATACTTTCAAAAAAACAAAACATTAATTAGAATTTTTGTTTGATAAAATTGTTTTTAATTTTAAAAATGGCTTTTATACATTTTTAAAAGGAATTCGAATATCTTAATTGATAAGTTAGTACGAAACAAATTTAGTTTTAGCTTTTGTTGCTTTTTTTTCTGCAAAAAATAACTACATGCCTGAAAATATTTTAAGGTTTCAAGATATAAGATAACTTTTAAGTTTCTATAAATACTAAACTTTGACTAACTTTATCTTTACAAGTGGTGGATATTTCAAAAACTTTTTTCGTTAATGTTAAAAAACAAAAGACAGACTATTTTATTCAAACATTTTTCAAACCTCGTCAACCTTTCCGTTTGCAGATTATATGAACAACATTAATTTTAGCTTACATCTAAGAGAACAGTCTTACAAAAAGAGGTAAAAAGCATCATTGAATGTAAGTATGACTTTGTAAACTTTTTCCGAAGGCTTAGCTCGGGTAAAACTCAATTATAAGTGGG
Coding sequences within it:
- a CDS encoding cation acetate symporter, encoding MFVALVLGLSFYFGKKTKSASGYYAAGGTIHWSVNGIAFAGDYLSAASFLGICGMIAFFGYDGYLYSIGFLAGWIVALFIVAEPLKRLGKYTFTDALDAKFNSRGIKLTASISTLIVSIFYLIPQMVGAGDLVVPLLGLPHWLGVLIVGSIVIIIVATAGMTSTTYVQFIKGGLLLLSSIILTVSVLVNGLNKKPYEEYHDFATATVIKTDDGYFVEDNADIKFLDVIHVKDKLFAKVTFEGRERYFNLIPQGKDTFKIVEMFSIVVNSKGVFYNGAPKEERKFYQVGHLAKIVNEDGKEVESSGPLNPINFFSWIEQSQIVRFTKVSFQDGENKVMAWYQNVTPGSVVLRPGLFYKLEDATIWQKLNFISLMLALIFGTSALPHVLIRYYTVPSQKDARRSTIVAIAAIGLFYILTMYMGLGAMINGVLDVESSNMAAPLLAKYFGIGLFAFITAIAFATILGTVAGLIVASSGAIAHDFIDNYLNKNLSEKAKVFTGRVAAFSVGIIAILLGILFKGMNVSFLVGLAFSIAASANLPAIIMILFWNKTTAQGISASILTGIITSVGIILFSPSMFGQYGLNPADAPIPIDNPGIFSIPASFVVLIVVSLLTHKKVANNP